In one Curtobacterium citreum genomic region, the following are encoded:
- a CDS encoding ABC transporter permease, with translation MSGIVDPRLPAGGAVERPGDRARRSERSRGGTLGPVGTVAAAVVVLAVVAAVFPALLGGGDPLAVHPTDALQAPSWAHPFGTDESGRDVLGRVVAGTRASLLVGVLATLVGASAGVVLGTVAGLGGRVVDAVVGRITEVAFALPLLLVALVVIAVTGPGPVPATLAVGAATAPGYARIVRGLVRTARRSQVVETAVLQGRSPGVVLVRHVLPAALWPVVAVATLGVGQAVVWASALSYLGVGTPPPAPEWGAMLADGRTYLLTAPWTSTFPGLAIVVLATAVTVLGRAVRRSGAPR, from the coding sequence GTGAGCGGCATCGTCGACCCGCGCCTCCCGGCCGGTGGTGCCGTGGAGCGCCCCGGCGACCGTGCCCGCCGGTCCGAGCGGTCCCGTGGGGGGACGCTCGGGCCGGTCGGCACCGTCGCCGCGGCGGTCGTCGTGCTCGCGGTGGTCGCGGCCGTGTTCCCCGCGCTGCTCGGCGGCGGGGACCCGCTCGCCGTGCACCCGACCGACGCGCTGCAGGCGCCGTCGTGGGCGCACCCCTTCGGCACCGACGAGTCCGGGCGCGACGTGCTCGGGCGGGTCGTCGCGGGTACCAGGGCGTCGCTCCTGGTCGGTGTGCTCGCGACCCTCGTCGGCGCTTCCGCCGGCGTCGTCCTCGGGACGGTCGCCGGGCTCGGTGGCCGGGTCGTCGACGCGGTCGTCGGACGGATCACCGAGGTGGCGTTCGCGCTGCCCCTGCTGCTCGTCGCCCTGGTGGTCATCGCGGTGACCGGACCGGGTCCGGTGCCCGCGACCCTCGCGGTCGGGGCGGCGACCGCGCCGGGCTACGCACGGATCGTCCGCGGACTCGTCCGCACGGCCCGGCGCTCGCAGGTCGTCGAGACGGCCGTGCTGCAGGGCCGCTCCCCCGGCGTCGTGCTGGTGCGGCACGTCCTGCCCGCCGCGCTCTGGCCTGTGGTCGCGGTGGCGACCCTCGGCGTCGGGCAGGCCGTCGTGTGGGCGTCGGCCCTGAGCTACCTCGGTGTCGGGACCCCGCCGCCGGCCCCGGAGTGGGGCGCGATGCTCGCCGACGGTCGCACCTACCTGCTCACGGCACCGTGGACGAGCACCTTCCCCGGGCTGGCGATCGTCGTGCTCGCGACCGCCGTGACCGTGCTCGGCCGTGCCGTCCGACGGAGCGGGGCGCCGCGGTGA
- a CDS encoding ABC transporter permease, translated as MRRARGGLPVGWSGWALWGLRRVAGGVGVLWAVATIVFVAIRLIPGDPALAILGGPGSQASAEAVAQVRSEYGLDRPVLVQYAVFLGRLATGDLGDSYAFRTPVATLLGQQLPVTLTLAVTGLVVAWVLAVGAAWWSTQRGRVAAALTGAITVTASVVPHFWLGSVLIVVFASGLGWVPAVSDDSVAGWVLPVLTVAVPVAGYLAETVRDGVVDAQRSAFALAARGRGESRAGLFGRHLLRHAALPGIALSAWAFGSLVSGAVVVESVFALPGIGRALVAAVTQRDMPLVVGIAMVSAVAYVVVLAVADLVERAVDPRGGDGAARSGARRRVGTGHGAVAR; from the coding sequence GTGCGTCGTGCGCGCGGCGGCCTGCCCGTCGGCTGGTCCGGCTGGGCGCTGTGGGGGCTCCGTCGCGTCGCCGGCGGGGTCGGCGTGCTCTGGGCGGTCGCCACGATCGTGTTCGTCGCGATCCGGCTCATCCCGGGTGACCCGGCGCTCGCGATCCTCGGCGGGCCCGGGTCGCAGGCCTCCGCCGAGGCGGTCGCGCAGGTCCGCAGCGAGTACGGGCTCGACCGACCCGTGCTCGTGCAGTACGCGGTGTTCCTCGGCCGGCTCGCGACGGGCGACCTCGGCGACTCGTACGCGTTCCGGACGCCCGTGGCGACGCTCCTCGGGCAGCAGCTCCCCGTGACGCTGACGCTCGCGGTGACGGGGCTCGTCGTCGCCTGGGTCCTCGCGGTCGGAGCCGCGTGGTGGTCGACGCAGCGGGGCCGGGTGGCCGCGGCGCTGACCGGGGCGATCACGGTCACGGCGAGCGTCGTGCCGCACTTCTGGCTCGGCAGCGTGCTCATCGTGGTGTTCGCGAGCGGCCTCGGCTGGGTCCCCGCGGTGTCCGACGACAGCGTGGCGGGCTGGGTGCTCCCGGTCCTGACGGTGGCGGTGCCGGTTGCCGGCTACCTGGCCGAGACGGTCCGGGACGGCGTGGTGGACGCCCAGCGGTCGGCGTTCGCGCTCGCCGCGCGGGGTCGCGGCGAGTCCCGCGCGGGGCTGTTCGGCCGTCACCTGCTCCGGCACGCCGCGCTGCCGGGCATCGCGTTGTCCGCGTGGGCCTTCGGCTCGCTCGTGTCCGGCGCGGTCGTCGTCGAGTCGGTCTTCGCGCTGCCCGGGATCGGCCGCGCCCTGGTCGCGGCGGTGACGCAGCGCGACATGCCCCTCGTCGTCGGCATCGCGATGGTGTCCGCCGTGGCGTACGTGGTCGTGCTCGCGGTGGCCGACCTCGTCGAGCGGGCCGTCGACCCCCGCGGTGGCGACGGCGCAGCGCGCAGCGGTGCCCGGCGACGGGTCGGGACGGGCCACGGGGCGGTGGCGCGGTGA